A genomic stretch from Trichlorobacter lovleyi includes:
- a CDS encoding phosphoadenosine phosphosulfate reductase family protein: MTPRLQKILDRAKEIGYSLPGNPDTDRYAAGVSGGADSTILVILLKHLFPEQKIDYIFTDTHAEAKALYQNLDRLEEYLGIKIIRIVHAKGMYGTIEQYGGFLPSIRARWCTRDLKILPYRKWVKSVVTDGQVLHSFAGIRADEEQRHGLVTSDSQLVSHFPFKDLGVDRNDVFTILQETIGIPGFYSGRTRSGCSVCPFMRKSELLATLRWEPDAFSLATRSEKLCEADLIRFDDYTVPVTEETRLASNHVTLPIPRRVDVRTADSSSPACWIKTDKKSLFAEAQTQVLWVGAEFFVHPGVGDHGVWWQELVAVSTTRSGLVRQMKNHHQHRLNVPEVKGLNREQMLDELKLAIYQVELPPGAVDLGKPGAGAYTWQPGIALSQMKQQHSAVLRTLHVDGMDQEIEDYACAPELTWAHERRESLLRERKKISEPFGRVLAMDLLEMSPKETVENAAHDLAAEVDKLFSGQHQSDDSQMHLFG, translated from the coding sequence GTGACGCCACGCCTTCAGAAAATATTGGACAGGGCGAAAGAGATTGGCTACTCGCTTCCTGGCAATCCAGATACCGATCGCTATGCGGCTGGTGTATCCGGGGGAGCCGATTCAACAATTCTGGTCATCCTACTGAAGCACCTGTTTCCGGAACAGAAGATTGACTATATTTTCACTGATACCCATGCAGAAGCGAAGGCCCTGTATCAGAATCTCGATCGCCTTGAAGAATATCTTGGCATCAAGATCATTCGGATAGTACACGCAAAAGGCATGTACGGCACGATTGAACAGTACGGCGGGTTTCTTCCTTCTATACGCGCCAGATGGTGCACAAGAGATCTGAAAATTCTTCCTTATCGCAAATGGGTGAAGTCGGTGGTCACTGATGGCCAGGTCCTCCACTCATTTGCCGGAATTCGCGCAGATGAAGAGCAACGGCATGGTCTCGTGACGTCTGATTCACAACTGGTGAGTCACTTCCCCTTTAAAGATCTTGGAGTGGATCGCAATGACGTTTTCACCATCCTCCAAGAGACGATCGGTATCCCTGGATTCTACTCAGGCCGGACTCGGTCAGGGTGCAGCGTCTGCCCGTTCATGCGCAAGAGTGAATTGCTGGCGACCTTGAGGTGGGAGCCAGATGCCTTCTCACTAGCTACGCGCAGCGAAAAATTGTGCGAAGCAGACCTGATTCGTTTTGACGATTACACGGTGCCGGTGACAGAGGAAACACGATTGGCCAGCAACCATGTCACTCTGCCTATTCCAAGGCGGGTTGATGTTAGGACTGCCGACTCATCCTCTCCAGCCTGCTGGATCAAGACTGACAAAAAGAGCCTGTTTGCCGAGGCCCAAACGCAGGTTCTTTGGGTCGGTGCTGAGTTTTTTGTTCACCCAGGTGTGGGCGACCATGGCGTTTGGTGGCAAGAGCTCGTGGCTGTCTCAACGACTCGTTCAGGCCTAGTGCGTCAAATGAAGAACCACCATCAGCATCGGCTCAATGTCCCAGAAGTTAAAGGCTTGAACCGAGAGCAGATGCTGGACGAGCTGAAGCTTGCCATCTACCAAGTAGAGTTGCCACCTGGTGCAGTTGACCTGGGCAAGCCGGGTGCAGGTGCCTACACATGGCAACCAGGCATAGCATTGTCCCAGATGAAGCAGCAGCACTCTGCTGTGCTTCGCACTTTGCATGTAGATGGAATGGATCAGGAGATAGAGGATTATGCCTGCGCTCCTGAGCTTACATGGGCACACGAGCGCAGGGAAAGCTTACTCCGTGAGCGCAAGAAAATAAGTGAACCGTTTGGCCGCGTATTAGCCATGGATTTACTTGAGATGTCTCCAAAGGAAACGGTCGAAAATGCCGCACACGATTTGGCGGCAGAGGTAGACAAGCTTTTCAGTGGCCAGCACCAGTCAGACGATTCACAGATGCACCTGTTTGGCTAA
- a CDS encoding DNA cytosine methyltransferase, translated as MSTELAIDLFAGAGGFTTGAESAGIKVIWAANHWRLAVDCHADNHPDTFHSCQDLHQADWSAIPSHNILAASPCCQGHSRARGKDRPHHDLQRSTAWAVVSCAEYHREDVVVVENVPEFADWALYPCWADAMNRLGYAVSPHVVDAADHGVPQHRKRLFIVCTKSKTPLKLDLPQREHMPINNVIEWDYPKWSQIDKPGRSLATLRRIDAGRRQFGERFVAPYYGSGSGMTGRSIHRPIGTITTLDRWAIIDGDRMRMMQPPEIKTAMGFPAHYLLPATRREAIQMLGNAVCPPVAKDIFEAIRKTA; from the coding sequence ATGTCAACTGAGCTTGCTATTGACCTTTTTGCAGGAGCCGGTGGCTTTACAACTGGGGCTGAATCTGCAGGGATCAAAGTGATCTGGGCAGCAAACCATTGGCGCCTTGCCGTTGACTGTCATGCTGACAACCATCCAGATACCTTCCACTCGTGCCAAGACCTTCACCAAGCAGATTGGAGCGCCATTCCATCACACAACATCCTGGCCGCTTCGCCTTGCTGCCAAGGGCATTCCCGTGCGAGGGGGAAAGACCGACCTCACCACGATCTGCAGCGGAGCACAGCATGGGCTGTAGTCTCTTGCGCTGAGTATCATCGGGAAGATGTTGTTGTGGTTGAGAATGTGCCTGAATTCGCAGACTGGGCTCTATATCCATGCTGGGCTGATGCCATGAACCGCCTTGGATACGCTGTCAGCCCTCATGTTGTAGACGCTGCCGACCATGGTGTCCCTCAGCATCGCAAACGCCTGTTCATTGTCTGCACCAAATCAAAGACCCCGCTTAAGCTTGATCTACCCCAAAGGGAGCATATGCCCATCAACAACGTGATCGAGTGGGACTACCCGAAATGGAGCCAGATCGACAAGCCGGGAAGAAGCTTGGCAACCCTGCGCCGGATAGACGCTGGACGACGGCAATTTGGAGAGCGTTTTGTCGCCCCATACTACGGCAGTGGGAGCGGCATGACCGGCCGAAGCATCCACCGTCCTATTGGCACCATCACGACGCTGGACCGGTGGGCAATAATCGACGGAGACCGCATGAGAATGATGCAGCCACCAGAGATAAAAACGGCCATGGGGTTTCCGGCTCATTATCTTTTACCGGCTACCCGTAGAGAGGCCATCCAGATGCTTGGCAATGCGGTGTGCCCGCCTGTAGCGAAGGATATTTTTGAAGCAATTCGAAAGACGGCGTAA
- a CDS encoding radical SAM protein, with amino-acid sequence MRIGIIDFDSTQVNLACMKISAYYKRMGCDVVLNPTSASQADHVFCSVVFSWNKEQALKLASVFPSIEFGGTGVDIHKKLPADIERMRPDYDLYSADMIARRLRGIMTSDRRREKAEVIVNAGVGRTSTGCSRSCSFCIVPSSEGKLKSVGSLAELVNPKSKVITLLDNNLTADPDCLEKLKQAKEMGFTLDITQGIDSRIIAKRPDIAKALSEVKHLRSIHTAWDLMESESLVSEGIRVLSRFIAKSRQLVFMLTGFNTTFEENMYRFRRLLEMGVDPYAMRFRGGDGCGDEYDKLQNMHFSRWVNGRLYKKCNFGEYTNWLVAEKKYFDSLAQPLLLAA; translated from the coding sequence ATGAGAATCGGCATAATTGATTTTGACTCAACGCAGGTCAACCTAGCCTGCATGAAGATCTCGGCCTACTACAAGCGGATGGGTTGCGATGTGGTTCTAAACCCGACGTCAGCATCGCAGGCCGACCACGTTTTCTGTTCCGTCGTTTTCTCCTGGAACAAGGAGCAGGCCCTCAAGCTCGCCTCAGTTTTTCCTAGTATCGAATTCGGTGGCACCGGGGTCGATATCCATAAAAAACTTCCCGCAGACATTGAAAGAATGAGACCGGACTACGATCTGTATAGTGCGGACATGATAGCCAGGCGTCTCAGGGGCATCATGACCAGTGATCGCCGGAGAGAAAAGGCCGAGGTCATAGTCAATGCGGGTGTGGGCAGAACCAGTACTGGATGCAGCAGATCCTGCAGTTTTTGTATAGTGCCCAGTTCAGAGGGAAAGCTTAAAAGTGTCGGTTCGCTAGCCGAGCTCGTGAATCCGAAATCAAAAGTAATAACCCTGCTAGACAACAACCTCACAGCTGATCCTGACTGCCTCGAAAAGCTCAAGCAGGCGAAAGAGATGGGGTTTACCCTCGATATCACTCAGGGGATCGATTCGCGAATCATAGCTAAGCGCCCTGACATTGCAAAGGCATTGTCTGAGGTCAAACACCTGAGATCCATTCACACTGCTTGGGATCTGATGGAATCAGAATCGCTTGTTTCAGAAGGGATCCGTGTGCTTTCGCGCTTCATTGCAAAAAGCCGTCAACTTGTCTTTATGCTCACGGGCTTTAACACGACCTTTGAGGAAAACATGTACAGGTTCCGGAGGCTGCTCGAAATGGGCGTGGATCCGTACGCCATGCGATTCCGCGGGGGTGATGGTTGCGGCGATGAATACGACAAGCTGCAGAACATGCACTTCAGTCGCTGGGTCAACGGACGCTTGTACAAGAAATGCAACTTCGGCGAATACACAAACTGGCTGGTAGCTGAGAAAAAGTATTTTGATTCACTCGCCCAGCCGCTTTTGTTGGCTGCCTAA
- a CDS encoding phosphoadenosine phosphosulfate reductase family protein, giving the protein MDTAKIEKAKQIIKDVAEKGHPLFTSTSWGKDSTATLNLVLTSLKELKEQGLEVPPLFITTADTLLENPEMASHVQREMQSAQSYIAKHDLNARIEVSTPNLLSQWAVKTISGRNLPVFANKGTRDCTVDMKCKPLESLKNKLMKELAKETALKPVTCIGTRYLESSGREKRMIDRGEIPDGIWVDPESKGLMLSPIADWTDSDLWQYLYACSRGETESYGDLSSLIDIYWAGTSEAASCDGIEMPNCRYGCAICCVGRDRSLEAMLAKGERYAYMQSLYDLQRFLINTQHDLSLRQWVGRSITDGYLAIGPDVYSPEMLENLLRYCLTIDVQEMESAYNAGIAPRFQLISPEALIAIDALWSQQGVHRSFHALEIYRDIYVNGKRYQIPVTAPGKPVKIPEARYIEVGKGWEDRGGKYEYCGMRDIHLEMVNEQGDGGCLEHKKLKDGRVVLDAESSKEAFEINQESIEFILGFELDYLIELGYRMPRSYGYKHYITLGAFKLNSSQFLSTDDILRRTTFKEFEGIFEMPVEELMELTISAEDMRLAVADSLRPGCVGDSHQPGARVLTASNRATKPYPKKPQDVARWLIDCAYTEARLRKDKIAKETFRKAKRDYLPADAEIAEYYLFTRAEDPQQGQQQSAKIIPIHDKILDIIPEQHNIPANWIQLDLLAA; this is encoded by the coding sequence ATGGATACGGCAAAAATAGAAAAAGCAAAGCAGATCATCAAGGACGTAGCAGAAAAAGGCCATCCCTTATTCACTTCAACCTCATGGGGCAAAGACAGCACCGCGACACTTAACCTTGTACTTACCTCCTTGAAAGAGTTGAAAGAGCAGGGGCTAGAAGTACCACCGCTGTTCATCACAACTGCAGACACCTTATTGGAAAACCCTGAAATGGCATCACATGTGCAGCGTGAAATGCAGTCTGCTCAGTCATACATAGCAAAACATGACCTCAATGCTCGTATTGAAGTGTCAACCCCGAATCTTCTCTCTCAGTGGGCAGTAAAAACTATCTCTGGCAGAAACCTTCCTGTGTTTGCCAACAAAGGCACACGCGACTGCACGGTCGACATGAAATGCAAACCGCTGGAATCGCTCAAAAACAAACTCATGAAAGAACTGGCTAAAGAAACAGCTCTTAAGCCAGTCACCTGCATCGGCACACGCTATCTCGAGTCATCAGGACGCGAAAAAAGAATGATAGATCGCGGAGAGATACCCGACGGCATATGGGTAGACCCTGAGAGCAAAGGGCTTATGCTCTCGCCGATTGCCGACTGGACCGATTCTGACCTCTGGCAGTACCTGTATGCCTGTTCCAGAGGAGAAACAGAATCCTACGGCGACCTGAGCAGTCTGATCGACATTTATTGGGCAGGCACATCTGAAGCAGCAAGTTGTGATGGCATTGAAATGCCAAACTGCCGGTACGGGTGTGCAATCTGCTGCGTGGGGAGAGACCGTTCACTCGAAGCTATGCTGGCCAAAGGCGAGCGTTATGCTTACATGCAGTCACTCTATGACCTGCAGCGCTTTCTCATCAACACTCAGCACGACCTTTCCTTACGTCAATGGGTAGGGCGCTCGATCACTGATGGCTACCTAGCTATCGGCCCAGATGTCTATTCACCTGAGATGCTTGAAAATCTTCTCCGGTATTGTCTGACGATTGACGTGCAGGAGATGGAGTCTGCATATAACGCCGGGATTGCTCCGCGCTTCCAATTGATCTCGCCAGAGGCATTAATAGCCATTGATGCCCTTTGGTCTCAACAGGGGGTGCACCGATCCTTCCATGCACTCGAGATCTACCGTGACATCTATGTCAACGGCAAACGATATCAGATCCCAGTCACCGCTCCAGGTAAGCCCGTCAAAATACCGGAAGCACGCTATATTGAGGTAGGCAAAGGATGGGAAGACCGTGGCGGCAAATACGAATATTGCGGTATGCGCGATATCCACCTGGAGATGGTTAACGAGCAGGGTGATGGTGGGTGCCTTGAACACAAAAAACTTAAGGACGGCCGAGTAGTTCTGGATGCAGAAAGCTCAAAAGAGGCATTTGAAATCAATCAGGAGTCTATAGAGTTCATTTTAGGCTTTGAGCTTGATTATCTCATTGAGCTTGGATACCGGATGCCACGCAGTTATGGCTACAAACACTACATCACGCTCGGGGCATTCAAACTAAACTCAAGCCAATTTCTCTCAACCGATGACATCTTGCGCAGAACCACCTTTAAAGAGTTCGAGGGAATTTTTGAGATGCCGGTTGAAGAGTTGATGGAGTTGACCATATCTGCAGAAGATATGCGATTGGCAGTTGCAGACAGCCTCAGGCCAGGTTGTGTAGGCGACAGTCACCAGCCTGGTGCCAGGGTGCTTACTGCCTCAAACAGAGCAACCAAACCTTACCCCAAAAAGCCGCAAGACGTAGCAAGGTGGCTGATTGACTGTGCTTACACTGAAGCCCGCCTACGAAAGGATAAAATAGCCAAGGAGACGTTCAGAAAAGCGAAGAGGGACTACCTTCCTGCAGATGCGGAAATTGCTGAATACTACTTGTTCACAAGGGCCGAGGACCCTCAGCAGGGACAACAACAAAGCGCAAAGATTATTCCGATTCACGATAAAATTCTGGACATCATCCCAGAACAACACAATATCCCGGCCAACTGGATCCAGCTAGATCTGCTGGCTGCATGA
- a CDS encoding PAS domain S-box protein: MKKRIRSIFILSLCAIIGSSAFADKASAEESLPRPDMKAHKVHAEPLSSRILLIGIDKNPPVSIPVSENKALGFYPEILEEIAKKERWNIKYIPCSGRQCCGMLDAGEVDAVIGSPWSRKRTELYDFSATGIINNWGQIIGRREDDTTKNIATPHDLKGLTIAGVEKDTQLEKLRDLLFDENVDANIIEFQDYSQVVLAVAGKAVDVGVVNRFYAVKAKKTWYNLQQSNMVINATPLGIATKKGHEKEMQSRIDYWITRFKKDPDSIYHKAYKHWLGDLDKPPVSRWLYISAGVVSISFLFGAIHLFVLRRQVKKRTSALSQEVQARIDAEAKLVDEKTTLEGFFNSLPGRAFVVDPGGNLLRWNKYYCEVGGWDNSSLSNSRFVDHIAPEDKAKAQQALDRLFSGDVAEGKIIAECTTITKDGNRIPMLCAALVQSNAEPRVIGIGVDISSQKQAETSYTEIFNAVSDALLVFDHDGNLLDANTQASTMFGFSKADLMDIGAKAFCSGSLPYTSAAWLTHLRVEYEKESPKVIDWAIVGKDRNQINLEVALRIACIGGEKRIVCSFRDVTERKQLEDFIAQQKKMDCVGLFASGVAHDFNNVLSPMLVYGQLLKEESAPDSLSQGYAVQLLEAGKLAKKLASDLVGLFRKDSGSATCFNLNQQVLTLLPFLQKTVGKDIEMSINLNPDPCYVMGFVSRTEQILLNFAVNSRDAIESSANTNKGKIVVATRLVDITEADQSKYGTIEPGKYVMLSFADNGCGMTETVKNRIFEPFYTTKPPGHGTGLGMATVYNAIHTNRGGIHIISKPERGTTIEIVLPQCLDENCRD, encoded by the coding sequence TTGAAAAAAAGAATTAGATCCATTTTCATTCTCTCCCTTTGTGCAATCATTGGCTCATCCGCTTTTGCAGATAAAGCATCTGCGGAAGAGTCTCTACCCAGGCCTGACATGAAGGCGCATAAAGTCCATGCCGAGCCCCTGTCAAGTCGCATATTGCTCATAGGTATTGATAAAAACCCACCGGTTTCAATCCCCGTATCAGAAAATAAAGCCCTTGGCTTTTACCCTGAAATTTTGGAAGAAATTGCTAAAAAGGAAAGATGGAATATAAAATACATCCCCTGCAGTGGCCGCCAGTGCTGTGGAATGCTTGATGCCGGCGAAGTAGATGCTGTTATAGGCTCGCCCTGGTCGAGAAAACGGACGGAGCTATACGATTTTTCAGCAACCGGGATTATTAACAACTGGGGACAGATAATTGGTCGACGTGAGGACGACACGACAAAAAATATTGCTACACCCCATGACCTAAAAGGGCTGACTATTGCCGGTGTCGAGAAGGATACTCAGCTTGAAAAACTGCGTGATCTGCTTTTTGACGAGAATGTCGATGCCAATATCATAGAGTTCCAGGATTACAGCCAAGTGGTCCTCGCTGTTGCAGGCAAGGCTGTCGATGTAGGTGTTGTTAACCGCTTTTACGCGGTCAAGGCGAAAAAGACCTGGTACAACCTACAACAAAGCAACATGGTGATTAACGCGACTCCATTGGGTATTGCCACTAAAAAGGGACACGAAAAAGAGATGCAGTCCCGGATAGATTATTGGATAACTAGGTTCAAAAAAGATCCGGACTCGATTTATCACAAGGCCTATAAGCACTGGCTTGGTGATCTTGACAAACCCCCTGTGTCGCGGTGGTTATATATCTCTGCGGGCGTAGTAAGCATCAGTTTTCTCTTTGGCGCCATTCATCTTTTTGTTCTGCGCAGGCAGGTAAAAAAAAGAACATCCGCCCTGTCCCAAGAAGTGCAAGCAAGAATCGATGCAGAGGCAAAGCTTGTTGACGAGAAAACAACACTCGAAGGTTTCTTTAACAGCCTCCCGGGACGAGCTTTTGTCGTTGATCCTGGCGGCAATTTGCTCCGCTGGAACAAATACTACTGTGAAGTCGGCGGATGGGATAATTCTTCGCTCAGCAACTCCAGATTCGTTGATCATATCGCACCAGAGGATAAAGCCAAGGCTCAGCAGGCCCTTGACCGCTTGTTCTCTGGCGATGTTGCAGAAGGGAAAATCATAGCTGAATGCACCACAATAACCAAGGATGGCAACAGGATCCCAATGTTGTGTGCCGCACTTGTCCAATCGAACGCCGAACCTCGTGTCATAGGTATTGGGGTAGACATCTCCTCACAGAAACAGGCTGAGACCAGCTATACAGAGATTTTTAATGCGGTCAGTGATGCCCTTCTTGTTTTTGATCACGACGGCAATCTGCTTGATGCCAACACCCAGGCGTCCACCATGTTTGGGTTCAGTAAAGCAGACTTGATGGATATTGGAGCTAAAGCTTTTTGCTCCGGCTCTCTACCATATACATCCGCTGCCTGGCTTACCCATCTTCGTGTCGAGTACGAGAAAGAATCCCCCAAAGTCATTGACTGGGCTATTGTTGGTAAAGACCGGAACCAGATAAATCTTGAGGTTGCGCTACGCATCGCATGCATTGGAGGCGAGAAGCGGATTGTTTGTTCCTTCCGTGACGTAACCGAGCGGAAGCAACTTGAAGATTTTATTGCCCAACAGAAAAAAATGGACTGCGTCGGGCTTTTTGCGAGTGGTGTGGCCCATGATTTTAACAACGTCCTCTCGCCCATGCTTGTCTACGGACAGCTTTTAAAAGAAGAGTCTGCACCCGATTCTTTGTCGCAAGGATACGCTGTACAACTGCTTGAAGCGGGCAAGTTGGCCAAGAAACTCGCCTCGGACCTAGTGGGTCTGTTTCGTAAAGATTCTGGAAGTGCCACCTGTTTTAACTTAAACCAACAAGTACTTACCTTGCTCCCGTTTTTACAGAAGACAGTCGGTAAAGACATTGAAATGTCCATCAACTTAAATCCTGATCCTTGTTATGTCATGGGTTTTGTTTCGCGGACAGAACAGATCTTGCTAAACTTTGCCGTAAACTCCCGTGATGCAATAGAAAGTAGTGCGAACACCAATAAAGGGAAAATCGTAGTGGCTACGCGCCTGGTCGACATAACGGAAGCCGACCAGTCAAAATACGGCACAATAGAACCCGGCAAATATGTTATGTTGAGCTTCGCAGATAACGGTTGCGGCATGACAGAAACCGTTAAGAACAGAATATTTGAGCCATTTTACACAACAAAACCCCCTGGTCATGGCACTGGCCTTGGCATGGCAACCGTTTACAATGCCATTCACACCAACAGAGGTGGTATTCATATTATAAGCAAACCAGAACGCGGGACGACAATCGAAATAGTGCTTCCGCAGTGCCTGGATGAAAACTGCCGCGACTGA
- a CDS encoding response regulator, with protein MEENTSFVDLSKITMLVVDDEPFIRTCIKDLFTRSKMKVFVAADVKEAQKIISEEDVDIVLTDLQLPEEDGAGLISWMKDFDSDIAVLVISGTANISDAVRAMRAGAWDYVTKPFEPIADLQTRVERCIERREMLLQIKQYQKQMRDMVAASSADLYKLHAAVEQIAAGVFITSIDGTIEYVNPWFAASTGYSKEELIGQNPRILKSGVHVPEFYKDMWSTILNGETWSGRICNKRKDGTLYTETCKITSLKDALGNVTNFVASRETVQEEQIS; from the coding sequence ATGGAAGAAAACACATCTTTTGTAGATCTGTCTAAGATAACCATGCTTGTCGTGGATGACGAACCCTTTATCCGGACCTGTATTAAAGATCTATTTACTCGCAGCAAAATGAAGGTTTTTGTGGCCGCGGACGTAAAAGAAGCACAAAAGATAATCAGCGAGGAAGATGTAGATATTGTTCTTACAGATCTGCAATTGCCTGAAGAAGACGGTGCGGGTCTTATCTCGTGGATGAAGGATTTTGACAGCGACATTGCGGTGCTCGTTATTTCAGGTACAGCCAATATTAGTGATGCTGTACGTGCAATGCGCGCAGGAGCCTGGGATTATGTGACTAAACCGTTTGAACCTATTGCCGATCTACAAACCAGAGTCGAGCGGTGCATAGAACGTCGGGAGATGTTACTCCAGATAAAACAATACCAGAAACAGATGAGAGACATGGTCGCCGCGAGCTCTGCCGATCTCTATAAACTGCACGCAGCAGTGGAACAAATAGCGGCTGGAGTGTTTATAACCTCGATAGACGGTACCATAGAATATGTGAATCCTTGGTTTGCCGCTTCTACAGGATACAGCAAGGAAGAGTTAATAGGGCAAAACCCACGAATTCTCAAGTCTGGCGTTCATGTTCCCGAATTCTATAAAGACATGTGGAGTACCATACTGAACGGCGAAACCTGGTCTGGCCGGATCTGTAACAAACGAAAAGACGGTACGCTCTACACAGAAACTTGCAAGATAACATCTCTTAAAGATGCATTAGGAAATGTTACTAACTTTGTGGCAAGCAGAGAAACAGTCCAAGAAGAGCAAATCTCTTGA
- a CDS encoding IS1595 family transposase, which yields MTMKNRYANRSKISEAKFRELLRLFSLNLEATQIAELSGLNRNTVNRFLKAIRIRLAEFCEQQSPFSGEIEVDESFFGARRIKGKRGRGAYGKTIVFGVFKRNGKVYTEIVPDCSKATLQAIIRGKVEPESIIYSDGWRGYNGLVDVGYGKHLRVDHGRNEFARGKTHINGIEGFWGFAKSRLTRFRGMNSATFYLHLKECEFRFNFRDQDLYKMMLKIIRQNPLF from the coding sequence ATGACAATGAAAAATAGGTACGCAAATCGTTCAAAAATTTCAGAGGCCAAATTCAGGGAATTATTACGGCTGTTTTCACTGAATTTGGAGGCGACTCAGATCGCTGAATTGAGCGGCCTGAATCGAAATACTGTTAACCGTTTTCTCAAAGCCATTCGTATTCGTCTGGCCGAGTTTTGTGAGCAGCAATCTCCATTTTCTGGCGAGATTGAAGTCGATGAATCGTTCTTTGGAGCCCGACGCATAAAAGGTAAGCGTGGGCGTGGTGCATATGGCAAAACAATTGTTTTCGGTGTCTTCAAGCGTAATGGTAAAGTCTACACCGAGATTGTTCCTGATTGCTCTAAAGCAACGCTACAAGCCATCATCCGTGGAAAAGTAGAGCCGGAGAGCATCATATATTCCGACGGCTGGCGTGGCTATAATGGACTTGTAGATGTCGGCTATGGCAAGCACCTAAGAGTTGATCATGGCCGTAATGAGTTCGCTAGGGGCAAGACCCACATCAACGGTATAGAAGGCTTCTGGGGCTTTGCCAAATCGAGGCTAACCAGGTTCAGAGGTATGAACTCTGCAACCTTTTACTTGCACCTCAAGGAGTGCGAGTTTAGATTCAATTTCAGAGATCAGGATTTGTACAAAATGATGCTTAAAATCATCAGACAAAATCCGCTGTTCTAG
- a CDS encoding helix-turn-helix domain-containing protein: protein METTKIDISDLVVRARRAIKSTGVKQKDFAAKLDVCPAHLSAVLNGHETLTAKTIDLIALHTGVNRDWILTGEGDMFALAPVSLVAPASVPAIPLPAADPMLDRFPELNHVIQAACTIWKDLDPVERHRLAAQMMADLNKK from the coding sequence ATGGAAACAACAAAGATCGATATATCTGACCTGGTGGTTCGTGCACGACGAGCAATCAAGTCAACAGGTGTGAAGCAAAAGGATTTTGCCGCCAAACTAGACGTATGTCCGGCACACCTGAGTGCCGTACTGAACGGTCACGAAACCTTAACCGCAAAGACAATAGATCTGATCGCCTTGCACACCGGTGTCAACAGGGACTGGATCCTGACGGGCGAAGGCGACATGTTTGCACTTGCCCCAGTTTCACTTGTTGCTCCCGCATCAGTGCCTGCCATACCCTTACCAGCGGCTGACCCCATGCTTGACCGTTTCCCCGAGCTCAATCATGTTATCCAGGCTGCATGCACCATCTGGAAAGATCTCGACCCGGTGGAGAGGCACCGACTAGCCGCGCAGATGATGGCCGACCTGAACAAAAAATAA
- a CDS encoding HU family DNA-binding protein: protein MTKADLVAKIAEGAGITKIQAEKAVAAFTGAVETALKAGDKVTLIGFGTFSAVARKARTGRNPQTGKEIKIPAKTNGKFSPGSGLKDLGVKKTAKPAATKVAPAKGKKI, encoded by the coding sequence ATGACAAAGGCTGATCTGGTAGCAAAAATTGCAGAAGGAGCAGGCATTACCAAGATACAGGCAGAGAAGGCAGTAGCGGCGTTTACGGGTGCAGTAGAAACGGCCCTGAAAGCTGGAGATAAGGTCACTCTCATTGGTTTTGGCACCTTCAGTGCCGTCGCCCGGAAGGCAAGAACGGGACGCAATCCGCAGACAGGCAAGGAGATCAAGATTCCTGCTAAAACCAACGGTAAATTTAGCCCAGGATCTGGATTAAAGGATCTTGGAGTAAAAAAAACTGCTAAGCCAGCAGCCACTAAAGTAGCTCCTGCTAAAGGGAAAAAGATATAA